The following proteins are encoded in a genomic region of Nicotiana sylvestris chromosome 4, ASM39365v2, whole genome shotgun sequence:
- the LOC104229583 gene encoding putative ETHYLENE INSENSITIVE 3-like 4 protein — translation MTEPLSPIGEVEEPEEEENEEVISYDDLKRRMWKDQMLLQKLKSMRSSSKKESIDDESQQAKAQEQSRRKKTSRAQDSILMYMVKIMEVCGGQGFVFGIVPEKGKLVTGSSDSLRGWWREKVKFEKNAPIAIAECLPGLLVQQQENDILDPSSSYMHLLEELQDATLGSLLSALMQHCIPPQRTFPLERGLSPPWWPTGKELWWRDQGLLALEQGPPPYRKPHDLNKAWKVSVLAAVIKHMSPDLGRMRRLVIKSKSLQNKMTAKETSTWCKVVNQEQALLELTQRALKISEKEDDKEDNLAFDGSTSTLRRNDMKRKSNFEHRAMNMEQDVFYACQNLNCAQSGLGLGFVDKNSRIEHEISCSHRDDQQRLNLSINSTTFSSLINEAQLKPHEESIFGREGEIIFQQDLMNNMEVERSSVNCHTQISDAVLENLKNFWGDNNVVLEQLDYDLTTNGNMNSNGTPSQDVDLNHDAATCIWDLAYDDRFKG, via the coding sequence ATGACGGAGCCTTTGAGCCCAATTGGTGAAGTGGAAGAAccagaggaagaagaaaatgaagaagttatcAGCTACGATGATCTCAAGAGGCGCATGTGGAAGGACCAGATGTTGTTGCAGAAGCTCAAGTCTATGCGAAGCAGCAGCAAAAAAGAGAGTATTGATGATGAGTCACAACAGGCAAAGGCGCAAGAACAATCTCGCAGGAAAAAGACGTCCAGAGCTCAAGATTCTATTCTCATGTACATGGTAAAAATCATGGAGGTGTGCGGAGGTCAAGGCTTTGTATTTGGGATAGTGCCAGAGAAGGGGAAGCTAGTAACTGGCTCTTCAGATAGCTTGCGAGGTTGGTGGAGGGAGAAAGTGAAGTTCGAGAAGAATGCCCCTATTGCCATTGCTGAATGCTTGCCCGGATTACTGGTGCAGCAGCAGGAGAATGATATATTGGATCCTTCCTCCTCATATATGCATCTTCTTGAAGAACTGCAAGACGCAACTTTGGGCTCACTACTTTCTGCCCTGATGCAACACTGTATCCCTCCACAGCGAACGTTTCCTTTGGAGAGAGGATTAAGCCCACCTTGGTGGCCCACAGGGAAGGAACTGTGGTGGCGTGACCAAGGATTGTTGGCCCTAGAACAAGGCCCACCACCTTATAGGAAGCCCCATGATTTGAACAAGGCATGGAAGGTTAGTGTTTTGGCTGCAGTTATCAAACATATGTCTCCTGATTTAGGCAGGATGAGGAGGTTGGTGATTAAGTCCAAGAGCTTGCAAAACAAGATGACTGCTAAAGAAACATCTACTTGGTGTAAAGTTGTTAACCAAGAACAAGCCCTTCTCGAGCTCACTCAAAGGGCCCTCAAGATTTCAGAAAAGGAAGATGACAAAGAGGATAATCTTGCTTTTGATGGATCTACTAGTACTTTGAGAAGAAATGACATGAAAAGGAAGTCCAACTTTGAGCACCGTGCCATGAACATGGAACAGGATGTATTTTACgcatgccaaaacttgaactgcgcACAGAGTGGTTTAGGTTTGGGATTTGtggacaagaattcaagaatcgAACATGAGATAAGCTGTTCCCATCGTGATGATCAGCAACGACTTAATTTGTCCATCAACAGTACTACTTTTTCTAGCTTGATTAATGAGGCACAATTGAAGCCACATGAAGAAAGTATATTCGGTAGAGAAGGGGAGATTATTTTCCAACAAGATTTGATGAACAATATGGAGGTAGAAAGGAGCTCTGTAAACTGCCATACACAAATATCAGACGCGGTTCTGGAGAATTTGAAAAACTTTTGGGGAGACAATAATGTTGTCCTTGAACAGCTGGATTATGATCTGACAACTAATGGGAACATGAACTCAAATGGAACTCCATCACAAGATGTTGATCTAAATCATGACGCTGCAACTTGTATTTGGGATCTGGCTTATGATGATAGATTTAAAGGTTGA